ACAAGCTGCTTCAGAAACACCGCATTTATGAGGATCAGCGGCTGTGGTGATGGGTTGGCGTGGTGGCCTTGACTGTTACCGGTTCCTTGAAGCCGATTCTCTCCATCTTCCCCCATTTCCTTCTTCTCCGGATGTACTCCCAGAACGACTTGATCTTGAAGACCGCCAGGAGCTGCCTGTATCCGAAGTTCTCTAGAATCCCGAAGACGATGAGCTTTGAGAGATCCTGCCAGCCTGGATATCTCCGGAAGGAAAACTCTTCTAGAAGAATAGCGGCGATGGAGAGAAATATACCGTAGAGGATGGCTACGGCCAGAAAGAGGAGGAAGAATTCTACGTTCAGGATCCCGAATATAAACGATAGTATGACGGCAATGTAACCGAGGACCTCCACGAAGGGGCCAAGCATCTCGAAGAAGAAGAAATAGGGAGTGGCAAAGAGGCCGATGACCCTGTACCGGGGGTTGAACAGCATGTGGATATGCCGGAAAAGGGTCTGCAGAAGCCCGCGGTGCCATCTGTTCCTCTGCCTGAAAAGTATCTTAAACTTCGATGGCACTTCAGTCCAGCAGACGGGATCGGGGACGAAGACGATTCTGTACTTCTTCTTTTTCTGGTGCATGTGCTCGTGGAGCCTGACGACGAGTTCAAGGTCTTCCGTATCTGTGTAGTGGTCGTACCCGCCGATCTCGATGACCTCGGATTTCTTATACAGACCGAAAGCCCCGGATATGATGATAAGCGACCTCAGCGCGGACCATCCAATCCTTCCCGTGAGGAAGGCGCGGAGATACTCCACGACCTGGAAGATGGGAAGCATCTTGTCCGGGAGGGAGATGCCGACGACTCTTCCCTCTTTGACCTCGCAACCGTTTACTATCCTCACGATGCCGCCAGAGGCGACCGTCTCGTTGGGATGCTCCATGAATGGCTTCACGACGCGGAGAAGCGCATTGTCTTCGATTATTGAATCGGCATCAACGCTGCAGAAGAGCGGGTATTTCGAGAGGTTGATGCCAGCGTTCAGGGCATCCGCCTTCCCGCCCTTCTCCTTGTCTATAACGAGGAGATTGGAGTTGGCAAGAGAAGCATAGACTCCCCTCACATGCTCCGTCGGGATGGAGCGCCGGTACACCTTATCGAGCTTCCTGAGCTCGAAGGCGTTGATCAAGTTCTGGAGGGTGTTGTCCGTCGAACCATCGTTTATGACGATGATTTCATACTCGCTGTAGTTGAGCATCATCAGGGACTGGACCGTCCCGACGATCGTCTTCTCTTCATTATGAGCCGGAA
This sequence is a window from Acidobacteriota bacterium. Protein-coding genes within it:
- a CDS encoding glycosyltransferase family 2 protein: MGWQAIVIKAIIGFNYFVLFYFLILNSIYLLLFIISLFAVLKFVKRTFFSDYREIMQSEMTWPISVLVPAHNEEKTIVGTVQSLMMLNYSEYEIIVINDGSTDNTLQNLINAFELRKLDKVYRRSIPTEHVRGVYASLANSNLLVIDKEKGGKADALNAGINLSKYPLFCSVDADSIIEDNALLRVVKPFMEHPNETVASGGIVRIVNGCEVKEGRVVGISLPDKMLPIFQVVEYLRAFLTGRIGWSALRSLIIISGAFGLYKKSEVIEIGGYDHYTDTEDLELVVRLHEHMHQKKKKYRIVFVPDPVCWTEVPSKFKILFRQRNRWHRGLLQTLFRHIHMLFNPRYRVIGLFATPYFFFFEMLGPFVEVLGYIAVILSFIFGILNVEFFLLFLAVAILYGIFLSIAAILLEEFSFRRYPGWQDLSKLIVFGILENFGYRQLLAVFKIKSFWEYIRRRRKWGKMERIGFKEPVTVKATTPTHHHSR